Genomic segment of Salvelinus alpinus chromosome 23, SLU_Salpinus.1, whole genome shotgun sequence:
aaggtcagtcaatccggaacattaagaactttgaacgtttcttcaagtacagaCGCCAAAACCATCaaacactatgatgaaactggctctcatgaggatcgccacaggaaaggaagacccagagttacctctgctgcagaggatacgttcatgagagttaccaacctcagaaattgcagcccaaataaatgcttcagagttcaagtaacagacacatctcaacatcaactgtttagaggagactgtgtgaatcaggcctttggtcgaattgctacaaagaaaccactactaaaggacaccaataagaagagacttgcttgggccaagaaacatgagcaatgtacattagaccagtggaaatcggtccttttggtctgatgagtccaaatttgagacttttggttctgaccgccgtgtctttgtgaaatgcagagtaggtgaacggaagatctctgcatgtgtagttcccactatgaagcatggtggtgtgggggtgttttgctggtgacactgtcagtggtttatttagaattcaaggcacacttaaccagcatggctaccacagcattctgcagcgatacatcatcccatctggtttgcgctaagTGGGACAAgaattcgtttttcaacaggacaatgacccaacacacctccaggctgtgtaagggctatttgaccaaggagagtgatgcagtgctgcatcagatgacctggcctccacaatcacctgacctctacctaattgagatggtttgggatgagttgatcgcatagtgaaggaaaagcagccaacaagtactcattatatgtgggaactcgttcaagactgttggaaaagcattccagacgAAGCTGCTTGagtgccaagagcgtgcaaagctgtcatcaagactaaaaaaaagttttatttaactaggcaagtcagttaaaaacaaattcttgtttacaatgacggccaaacctggacgatgctggaccaattgtgcgcagccctatggaactcccaatcacggccggatgtgatacatcctggtttcgaaccagggactgtagtgacgcctcgcactaagatgcaatgccttagaccgctgcaccactgggcgcctaaagggtggctactttgaagaaacttgtaaaatatattttgatttctttaacacatttttggttacatgattccatatgtgttatttcatagttttgatgtcttcactattattctacagtgtagaaaataaagaaaaacccttgaatgagtaggtgtccaaacttttgactgatactgtatgtatGACTGTCCCTCCCAGTGCAGACAGGCGAGCCCGAAAGGAAAGGTTTTCATTAGAATTATGAATTACTAGTTTTAAATGCACTTGACCTTCCCTGTTCATCATCCACCCCTCACATATTTCTCTAttcctctccatctttctctctgcttTTGCCTTATTTCTCCCTCCCACTCAGGTTCAGCTCTCTGCTGTAACCCCACCCCCTGCTGTGCCCTCTGTCCCCACGGGGTTAGAAGATTCGCTGTCCAGCCTGTCAATCAACTCAGCTCCACCCACCATTCCAAGTGAGCTTCAGACAGGTACTtaatctctcttgctctctctctcaacataaTATGGTATCAAAGTGTTAGgaaatgtctggaatggaatgtGGCACCAGGGTTAGACTAATCATTTTTAATATGGGTCCAGATGGCCTCCCCACCCCCTTCAAACTCCCAGTGGAAATGAATATTTGCAGTGGAAATGCTACAGATGGTCTAAGAGGGGTGGGGAAactaagaccccttgactttgtacgcattttgttacgttacagccttattctaaaattgcttagttttccccccctcatcaatctacacgcaataccccataatgaaaagcaaaatttaaatatatattttttaatgtttgcaaatttattacaaataataaatggaaatatcacatgcacataagtattcagaacctttactttactttgttgaagcacctttggcagcgattacagtcttgattcttcttgggtatgacgctacaaaattggcacacctgtatttggggagtttctcccattctcctctgcagatcctctcaagcgctgtcaggttggatggggagcgttgctgcacagctattttcaggtctgtccagagatgttagatcgggttcaagtccgggctctggctgggccactcaaggacattcagagacttgtcccgaagccactcctgcgtcatcttggctgtgtgcttagggtcgttgtcctgttggaaggtgaaccttcgccccagtctgaggtcctgagcaacctggagcaggttttcatcaagggaaactctgtactttgctccgtatATCTTTCCCTCTCCTGAATACTCCCaatccctgccgttgaaaaacatcctcactgCATGAagctgccgccaccatgcttcacagtagcggaggtgccaggtttcctccagacatgacgcttggcattcaggccaaagattttaatcttggtttcatcagaccagagaatcttgtttgtcatggtctgagagtcctttagttgccttttgtcaaactccaagcgggctgtcatgtgccttttactgaggagtggcttccatctggccactctaccataaaggcctgattggaggattgctgcagagatggttgtccttctggaaggttctcccatctccacagaggacctctggagctctatcagagtgaccatcgggttcttggtgatctccctgaccaaggcctttctcccccgattgctcagtttggcagggcggccagctttaggaagagtcttggtggttccaagcttcttccatttaagaatgatggaggcctctgtgtttttggggaccttcaatgctgcagaaatgttttgtgcctcgacacaatcctgtctcagagctctacagacaattccttcgacttcatggcttggtttttgctctgacatgcactgtcaactgtgggaccttatagagacaggtgtgtgcctttcctaatcaattgaatttaccacaggtgaactccagtcaagttgtagaagcatctcaaggatgatcaatggaaacaggatgtacctgaactcaatttcgagtgtcagagcagagggtctgaatacttatgtaaataatgtatttctgtttttttattattaatacatttgcaataatatctcaacttgtttttgctttgtcattatgggctattatgtGTAGATAAGGGAAAATAAtatggctgtaacttaacaaagtggaaaaagtcaaggggtctgaatactttctgaatgcgctgTAGGTCCTTTATCATTTATTAAGTTCTATTTAGTTTTAAATGTTAGTGGGGCCTGGAGTATTTAAAATATAAattttctacacaaaataatTACTTATTTATGACATTTTCTACTCAAACTTCCTGCTGGCGCCTGCGGGACGTAGTTTGCCAACCCCTGGTCCTCTCTACTATACAACTGTGTCCTAACTGCTCATATTCTCACTCTTTCTTTTCCAGGTCTCCCCACCGTTCCCCTGCTGCCCACCTCCCTTAGCCCCCTAAACCCAGCCTCCACGACCTTCAACCCCGCCACCACGCTACCAGGTCAGTACATGCCTCTTCAGAATTATATTTCAAGATCGAATTGAAACGATCTAATCTTGCACACAATACCTTTTCTACACTGATTAAGTATGTTTATTTGTGTGCTAATGTAGGTCTGTTGCCTCTCCCGGGCGGCCTGCCCCCATTCCCAAACCTCCCCAACCTCAACCTCACCGCACTACCAGACCTCAGCGCTGTATCGCTAGCAGGTATTAGCGGGCTACTGCCACCTGGAACAGCAGGTTTATACAGCTAATGCTAACAGTGGGTTTCCACCCCCAGGCATTAACGTATTATGTACCAGTGTGATTATTCCTGTGTTCAACTACagatctctcacctctctctcacctgccccttcctcccccctccattTCAGGATTCCCTCCACTCGCACCCTTCCCTCCTCTGAACCTGCCcagtctagccccccccccccccctgcctgcCATGCTGTCCCAGCTCCCCCTCCTGCCCCAGGGGGTAACATCCCTTCCACCTGTCGACGTCTCCTCCTTCACCCCCCTCACCCTTTCCACAGTCACCCCCGCCCCAGAGCagcagacccttcctggtgccaCAGTTCCCGCTTCAGCCGCCACAGAACCAGCCATCGCCTCGGAGACCATGGAATCAAAGGCTGCCACGAAGACGTTGTCGTAACACAGGAAAAGTCTCATACCCAGAATCGAACCTGCCggtttctctctgtctcgttctctttctcactcactctctctcatatttATTTAGCCAGGAGGGACAGAATAATTTGCCACGGTGAGGCTGGTGCAGTCAGTTGGAAACAGAGCAGAGGAATAAAGGAGTGGCTGAGTGGCAACAAGCAGGGtagccctgcctgcctgtctgacccACACTGCCTTAGTTTCATTCAAAATTCTAATTCTCTTCAGTACCCTTTAGTAAACACAGACATATATTAGCTAGATATTCctttatatatactttttttgttAAATTGCTTTGATTGTTTCTGTTAAAGAATGAAATCTGCATTATTTTGCACCACATGTTTAGAAAAATATTAGGCATGTTTGTCCCTGTGTACTCTTCTCTCCATGCACCTTTCGTTTATAACAGAACTCTATAGCCTACCCTTAAACGTTGTGTGAGGGTGGTAGTTACTAGATGGCCATGCCAGAGGGGACCGAAATAGGCAGGGATATCGTCAGAACTATGAACATGAACTATTTGTGGCTGGGCTAGGGTTTGTGGTAAATATCGTATTGGGGGTTAGACAGCGCTTCCTGTGCCGTCCTCTGGCATGGTGGGTTGAAGAGATAGGAAATGAAGGCGAAGTGAGGCTTTTCAACTACACGAGGGCGCTGTGTTACAACTTTATGAAAACACCCTGTAAACATACTCAAGCAATAAAGCCAATGGAATTttaaaatacttttttatttGTGCGTGTTTCTCTATTATTTCAAAATATGCACTTTCGTTGCTTTCAAAAATGTATAGGTTGTCTATAGATTAGCCTACTTGTTTTAAGCTTTTACCTTGCATATTTCATTATCCTGCTTAAAATGACCAGACAGAGCAAGCGTATTACAATAATTATAGGCTAAAACCCTCACCAAGAAAGCATGAAGCTATCTGTACTATTGCGAGCCAACCGAGCGCACCTGTGCGTTCCATTGGGTGTTACGCACCCCAAGTGGAGTTACGTCGGCTAGGGTTAGTGAAAAAACGCAACACATGGCTTACAGTAGAGTAGTACAATAACAAATCAATAGACATTTGTAATTGAGAGCACTGGGATATGAGTGGTCGCGAGCGCAGTAGAAACCGAACCTGGTCGTTGGATTCGGACCTTGACTCGCGTGCGTCCCATACAGGTATGGAAACATTGATTTGGAGCTCACTCAGTCGTGGTGGGACTCGCACGGGTACCTAGGCTACAGCTTTGGAAGTTATGCTTTTCTTTGAATACGAAAGATTTGATTAAAGTTAACGTCACTAAACCATGTCAAACTGGTAAAGTAGCCTACATTCGATATAGCTAGTAATTATTTTTTAATAGGAACACCTGTGATGGGGACAATTTGTGTAAGCTATTTGTGTGTTGTGCTACACGTTTGCTGTGCTGAAATAACTGCCACAAAACCACTGAATAAAGGTAATAAAGTGATAGACAAATAGTTTTCTACTACTGTAGTATTTCTGCCTTCCTATACCAAGTGGGCAGTTCGGCAGGGGGTCTTGAGGAGGACAAGGAGGTCGCCTCGCAAGCTGTCCTGTTCTTCATCAATGGGTCGAGGAGAGGTGCAGTGCACCTGTGCTCGAGTATAGCCGAGATACTGCGCGAGAATCAACGGTGAGAACCATAGGCCTGTTGTATCAAACAAATTCCCACTGTCACATGCCTGATTCACACCAGTTTTCAGCTGCCTCCTCTATGAGAAAGTTAACCATTTACTGTTTCGGTTGAGTTTGTCTGACCTTTGCTtaactctgctgtgtgtgtgtgtgcgcctcctCTCATATCTTAGTCTGCACAGGACCGTAGAGGTACAGAGGGTCCGAATAGAGGAGCTGATGTGCTCTCTGTCCACTGCTCCGGCTGCTCCCGTGGGTCCATCAGATTCCAACAGATCCCAGACCAACTCCACCTCTCCCTTCTCCtgcctcccctccatctctctcgccgcctcctccccctacctcccctctcccccagccAGTGTCTCCCCCAGTGTGTCCTCCTTATACAGCTCTGGGAGGGGCAGCCTGTGCTCTAACACCAcacccccctgcctcccccctctgtccTTTAGCACCACACCCCCCTGCCTCCCACCTCTGGTCCCCCTTCACAACCTCACCCCTCAGAGGAGACAGGTATGTATGACACACATTATCTCTCTCACAAGTCAACACTCACGTgaacatatacacacaaacaaccccaccctctctctctgtgtgtcagacagCAGTTCTGCCCTGTGTGAAAGAGTATGAGAAGGAGGATCcaggagaagatgagaggagaggaaaggaaggcaggagaggagatgagagggggaagaccagagggggagaaaggagacaAGAAGACAACAACAGTCTTATTCTACCCTCTGTAGAAGCTCTGGGATCACAACCCCTACCCATCATGCCTCACTCCTCCCATAGTGGCAGCATTCCCAGAGAAAGAGGTGTCAATCGTTTTACATAATGAAGCAGTGCTTTGAATTGGAATGTCTGTTTTATTCATGGAAATTATGACCAAGGAGAATGTGAAGCTTCAGTCTGGCTTTGCTGTGTGCTCACCATGTCAGgacattgtgtgtgtttgtgtttcagtcaggaggagggagaagggcaACCTGTCGTCTGAGCAGGGTGGACAGACATCGGACCGAAAACACACGCTGAAGGTTGGACCTCATTATCATACTTCACAATGGACACATGAGGATGTCACAGCCTTTATGATGAGCTGTTTTTGTGGTGGTTTGTTTGTGGTCATTGATATTGTTGTTTGTGAGCAGAAAAGAGAGAAAGTCCTAAGGAGAAGTGCCTCATGTGGACCTCtgaggggagagatggacgagacaaaagaggaggagaggtggtgtcTGGCCCCAGACTGTCCTGACTCCTCGTCCACAGTCCAAGCAGCAGGGGGGCTGGACCCCAGGGCATTAACCACCAGGTACACTTCTATTCTTGCTTTAGTTTCTCTTCTGTTTATTAccgtattatactgtattaatgACTCATTTCACAATAATTGTGATTTAAAGAACTTAACTGTGTGTGGTGCGTATGTCTGTTCGTGCATGCATGTGCATATCAGGAAGAAGCACCGTCTGTGTGTGAATGACCGTGTAGTGCTGgagagaaggaggcgaggagaggagaggagaagaggagctgTGAGGTTTATCGGACCACTGGAAAACACTGAGTCTACAGACATCTATATCGGAGTGGAATTGGACACATCCAGTGAGTTTGTGTgtgcgcagtgtgtgtgtgaatgtctggcattctctggattcaaTCAGATCGAGCATTAACCAGCATTGGTCGACATCCGCATAGCAGATGTTTTGgcggtgttggaggtgtaactgtggtaTGAGCTGACATATAGGTG
This window contains:
- the LOC139550354 gene encoding tubulin-folding cofactor B-like translates to MPHSSHSGSIPRERVRRREKGNLSSEQGGQTSDRKHTLKKREKVLRRSASCGPLRGEMDETKEEERWCLAPDCPDSSSTVQAAGGLDPRALTTRKKHRLCVNDRVVLERRRRGEERRRGAVRFIGPLENTESTDIYIGVELDTSSGENEGSLHGNRYFRCKPNHGTFTTITGIRKLSRSSRSKPPEEGDSSDSGPGSSAVAMGRSSQSVGSRSRKGLRRTWNQMDIRAQVHSEPGGPRDKTTVENPGLD